One window of Flavobacterium ammonificans genomic DNA carries:
- a CDS encoding SDR family oxidoreductase: MRILITGGAGFIGSNLCDYFIEKGHQVICLDNFATGHSHNLKAVINNPNFTLIEGDIRNIEDCQKAVQRVDFVLHQAALGSVPRSIKDPNTTNEVNVTGFLNMLTAARDAKVKRFIYAASSSTYGDSQGLPKVEDVIGKPLSPYAITKYVNELYAEIFSKTYGIQTIGLRYFNVFGRKQDPNGAYAAVIPLFVKQFMNYESPIINGDGNYSRDFTYIDNVIQMNELAMLTENPQAVNTVYNTAFGDRTTLTQLVQLLKENLAQFDPKIGEVEVLHGPNRAGDIPHSLASIEKAKNNLGYKPQFSIEQGIKEAVSWYFHNLK, encoded by the coding sequence ATGAGAATTCTAATAACTGGAGGAGCAGGTTTTATAGGTTCCAATCTTTGTGATTATTTTATTGAAAAAGGGCATCAAGTTATTTGTTTGGATAATTTTGCAACTGGACATTCACATAATTTGAAAGCTGTTATCAATAATCCAAATTTTACTTTAATTGAAGGTGATATTAGGAACATTGAAGATTGCCAAAAAGCTGTTCAAAGGGTTGATTTTGTATTACATCAAGCTGCTTTAGGGTCTGTTCCTCGATCCATTAAAGACCCTAACACAACTAACGAAGTGAATGTGACTGGTTTTTTGAATATGTTGACCGCTGCACGAGATGCAAAAGTAAAACGTTTTATATATGCAGCTAGTTCATCGACTTATGGTGACTCTCAAGGTTTGCCTAAAGTCGAAGATGTAATAGGAAAACCACTTTCTCCATATGCTATCACCAAATATGTCAACGAATTGTATGCTGAAATATTTAGTAAAACGTATGGTATTCAAACGATAGGTTTACGTTATTTCAATGTTTTTGGAAGAAAACAAGATCCAAATGGAGCTTATGCTGCAGTGATACCCTTATTTGTTAAACAATTCATGAACTATGAAAGTCCTATAATTAACGGAGATGGTAATTATTCAAGAGATTTTACTTATATTGATAATGTGATCCAAATGAATGAATTGGCAATGCTAACAGAGAATCCACAAGCAGTAAATACGGTATACAATACAGCTTTTGGAGATAGGACAACGCTAACACAATTAGTACAGCTACTAAAAGAAAATTTAGCACAGTTTGATCCTAAAATTGGAGAGGTAGAAGTACTTCATGGTCCCAACAGAGCAGGAGATATTCCCCATTCATTAGCAAGTATCGAAAAAGCAAAAAATAATTTAGGGTATAAACCTCAATTTTCTATTGAACAAGGCATTAAAGAAGCGGTTTCTTGGTACTTTCATAATTTAAAGTAA
- a CDS encoding nucleotide sugar dehydrogenase has protein sequence MKKIAVIGLGYVGLPLARLFATKYNVVGFDINQTRIEELRNGHDGTLEVEDQILQAVLKATNNEDTGLFCSYDLAAIKDCTYYIVTVPTPVDKNNRPDLTPLHKASETVGKVLKKGDIVIYESTVFPGATEEECIPVLEKVSGLQFNVDFFAGYSPERINPGDKEHTVEKILKVTSGSTPEIGKKVDELYQSVITAGTHLAPSIKVAEAAKVIENSQRDINIAFVNELAKIFNLMNIDTHAVLEAAGTKWNFLPFKPGLVGGHCIGVDPYYLAQKAQELGYHPEIILAGRRLNDSMGEYVASQVVKLMIKKGITVNGASLLMLGITFKENCPDVRNTKIVDVIAALKEYGINVTTYDPWANPKEVQQEYKLETTNSMPIEKFDAVVLGVAHKVFLDLNLSLVQNKQSVLYDIKGVLKVETDGKL, from the coding sequence ATGAAAAAAATAGCAGTTATAGGATTAGGCTACGTTGGTTTACCTCTTGCACGTTTATTTGCAACTAAATACAATGTAGTGGGTTTTGATATCAATCAAACTCGAATAGAAGAGCTCCGAAATGGACATGATGGAACATTAGAAGTCGAAGACCAAATTTTGCAAGCTGTTTTGAAGGCTACTAACAATGAAGATACAGGACTTTTTTGTTCCTATGATTTAGCAGCTATTAAAGATTGTACTTATTATATAGTAACGGTTCCTACTCCTGTAGATAAAAACAATCGTCCTGATTTAACGCCTTTGCATAAGGCAAGTGAGACAGTTGGTAAAGTATTAAAAAAAGGGGATATTGTCATATATGAATCTACTGTATTTCCTGGCGCAACCGAGGAAGAATGTATTCCCGTTTTAGAAAAAGTTTCCGGATTACAATTCAATGTTGATTTTTTTGCTGGCTACTCTCCAGAACGTATCAATCCTGGCGATAAAGAGCATACAGTAGAAAAAATATTAAAAGTAACCTCGGGTTCTACTCCTGAAATAGGGAAAAAAGTTGATGAATTATATCAATCTGTCATTACGGCAGGGACTCATTTAGCACCGAGTATCAAAGTAGCTGAGGCTGCCAAAGTGATTGAGAACTCTCAAAGAGATATTAACATTGCTTTTGTAAATGAGTTAGCGAAGATATTTAATTTAATGAATATTGATACGCATGCCGTGTTAGAAGCAGCAGGTACTAAATGGAATTTCTTACCCTTTAAACCAGGTTTGGTTGGTGGACATTGTATTGGTGTAGACCCCTACTATTTAGCACAAAAAGCACAAGAATTGGGCTATCATCCCGAAATTATTTTAGCAGGGCGTCGTTTAAACGATAGTATGGGAGAGTATGTGGCTTCTCAGGTGGTAAAGTTGATGATTAAAAAAGGGATTACGGTAAATGGTGCTTCTTTGTTAATGTTAGGGATTACTTTCAAAGAAAATTGCCCAGACGTTAGAAATACAAAAATTGTTGATGTGATAGCGGCTTTAAAAGAGTACGGTATAAATGTTACCACTTATGACCCTTGGGCTAACCCGAAAGAGGTACAACAAGAATATAAACTAGAAACTACTAATTCGATGCCCATTGAAAAATTTGATGCAGTAGTCTTGGGAGTGGCACATAAAGTGTTTTTAGATTTAAATTTATCTTTGGTTCAAAATAAACAAAGTGTGTTGTACGATATTAAGGGTGTGTTAAAAGTTGAAACTGACGGAAAATTATAA
- a CDS encoding polysaccharide biosynthesis protein yields the protein MFKNKILLITGGTGSFGNAMLKGFLNSELKEIRIFSRDEKKQEDMRIEYKNDKLNFVIGDVRDFDSINNAMSGVDYVFHAAALKQVPSCEFFPMQAVHTNITGAENVLEAAARNNVKRVVVLSTDKAVYPINAMGISKAMMEKLAVSKARDPRVQNVNAVYTATRYGNVMASRGSIIPLFIKQIKEGKPLTITNPEMTRFMMSLDDSVELVMYAFQNGNPGDIFVQKSPGATIQVLAEALQELFNAKNEINIIGERHAEKLYETLCSKEEMSKAEDLGRFYRVPADFRDLNYTKYLQMDGPKLVNDEYNSHNTNRLTKEELKKLLLTLDYVQEELKNYTN from the coding sequence ATGTTTAAAAATAAAATTTTATTAATTACGGGAGGTACAGGTTCTTTCGGTAATGCTATGCTTAAAGGATTTTTAAATTCAGAACTGAAAGAAATCCGTATCTTCAGTAGAGACGAAAAAAAGCAGGAAGATATGCGTATTGAATACAAAAACGATAAGCTTAATTTCGTGATTGGTGATGTTAGAGATTTTGATAGTATCAATAATGCAATGTCAGGAGTTGACTACGTTTTCCATGCAGCAGCATTAAAACAAGTGCCATCTTGTGAATTTTTTCCAATGCAAGCAGTACATACTAACATTACAGGTGCTGAAAATGTTTTAGAAGCAGCAGCAAGAAATAACGTTAAACGTGTGGTAGTATTGAGTACAGATAAAGCAGTTTATCCAATTAATGCTATGGGTATTTCTAAAGCGATGATGGAAAAATTAGCGGTTTCAAAGGCTCGAGACCCTAGAGTTCAAAATGTAAATGCCGTATATACTGCTACTCGTTACGGAAACGTAATGGCTTCAAGAGGTTCAATAATTCCTTTATTTATCAAACAAATTAAAGAAGGGAAACCACTGACTATAACAAATCCAGAAATGACACGATTTATGATGTCATTAGATGATTCGGTTGAATTGGTTATGTATGCTTTTCAAAATGGAAATCCAGGAGATATTTTTGTACAGAAATCACCAGGAGCTACTATTCAGGTTTTAGCAGAAGCTTTACAAGAATTATTCAATGCCAAAAATGAAATTAATATTATTGGGGAGCGACACGCTGAAAAATTATATGAAACCCTATGCTCGAAAGAAGAAATGTCTAAGGCAGAAGATTTAGGAAGATTTTATAGAGTTCCCGCAGATTTTAGGGATTTAAATTACACGAAGTATTTGCAAATGGATGGCCCCAAGTTAGTTAATGATGAATACAATTCGCATAATACAAATCGACTAACAAAAGAGGAATTAAAAAAGTTGTTATTGACTTTAGATTATGTTCAAGAGGAATTGAAAAACTATACTAATTAA
- a CDS encoding DegT/DnrJ/EryC1/StrS family aminotransferase: MLPLIKTYIPPRDILMPKLEEVLYSGYIAQGDVVENFERKFEEFIGSGHTLSLNSGTAALHIALILAGVKEGDEVISTAMTAEPTNVAIKMVGAKVRWADVDYETGNISPKAIKNAINSKTKAIIVVDYAGTSVDVKNIQEISKKYSIPVIEDAAHALGTTYNGKKSGNHFPFTVFSFQAIKHLTTVDGGALQIQDKELYEKAKLIRWFGLDKKLSRLDNDIQFQGYKYHMNNVNAAIGLVQLENIQNILQKYITIGKYLDVELNGIPGVETVIHYPNTESSYWLYTLKVDRREDFIKMMTDNGFMASEIHKRNDWHTYLNDYPSEMPNLDKFYSKLVHIPCGWWVTEEDCDKMVELIKQGW, translated from the coding sequence ATGTTACCATTAATCAAAACATATATTCCACCTCGAGATATATTAATGCCAAAATTAGAAGAGGTATTATATAGCGGTTATATAGCTCAGGGTGATGTTGTAGAAAATTTTGAAAGAAAGTTCGAAGAATTTATTGGTAGTGGTCATACCTTGTCGTTAAATTCTGGGACAGCAGCTTTGCATATTGCTTTGATTTTAGCTGGTGTAAAAGAAGGGGATGAAGTAATTAGTACAGCTATGACCGCTGAACCTACGAATGTTGCTATCAAAATGGTAGGTGCAAAAGTGAGATGGGCAGATGTTGATTATGAAACAGGTAATATTTCGCCAAAAGCTATTAAAAATGCAATTAATTCAAAGACAAAAGCTATAATTGTTGTTGATTATGCAGGAACATCTGTAGATGTAAAAAACATTCAAGAAATTTCAAAAAAGTATAGTATTCCAGTTATTGAGGACGCAGCACATGCCTTAGGGACAACTTATAATGGAAAAAAATCAGGTAATCATTTTCCTTTTACTGTATTTTCCTTTCAAGCCATTAAACATTTGACAACTGTTGACGGAGGAGCATTGCAAATTCAAGATAAAGAATTATATGAAAAAGCGAAGTTAATCAGATGGTTTGGTTTAGATAAAAAGCTAAGTAGATTAGACAATGATATTCAGTTTCAAGGATATAAATACCACATGAATAATGTCAATGCTGCAATTGGTTTAGTACAGCTGGAAAATATTCAAAATATTTTACAAAAATATATCACTATAGGTAAATATTTAGATGTTGAGTTAAATGGGATACCAGGAGTTGAAACAGTTATTCATTACCCAAATACAGAATCATCATATTGGCTATACACTTTAAAGGTGGACAGAAGAGAAGATTTCATTAAAATGATGACAGACAATGGTTTTATGGCTTCTGAAATTCACAAGCGAAACGATTGGCACACCTATTTAAATGATTATCCATCAGAAATGCCAAATTTAGATAAGTTTTATTCTAAATTGGTTCACATCCCTTGTGGATGGTGGGTTACAGAAGAAGATTGCGATAAAATGGTTGAATTGATAAAACAAGGCTGGTAA
- a CDS encoding DegT/DnrJ/EryC1/StrS family aminotransferase, translating into MIPIYKPYMSENLLPELNEILYSGQLSYGKYGKQFESQLKEFIGCEYILTINSYNTAMQVVSSTLGLQFGDEIIASPVSCLASNQPFATKGLKVIWADINPATGTLCPEDVEAKITDNTKAIFHNHFCGYVGDIDAINNLGKKYGIPIIDDGIEAFGSEYKGKRVGNLGTDVTIFSFQTVRLPNTIEGGAIAFKDKALYDKAVLIRDYGIDRTNFRTADGEINPECDIQLEGYGGLMSEVNSFIGTKQMLDINQLLKQQQQNAIKWQKELQNSTDIKPLEIESNTQPNYWVFGTLSKSSNETIAYFKSIGYFATGVHINNNIYSVFNNKVNLKGVNKFKKQFVAIPCGWWFNNKRH; encoded by the coding sequence ATGATACCTATTTACAAACCTTATATGTCTGAAAATTTATTGCCTGAATTGAATGAAATTTTATATTCTGGTCAATTAAGTTATGGAAAGTATGGTAAGCAATTTGAATCACAATTAAAAGAATTTATTGGTTGTGAATACATATTAACAATTAATTCTTATAACACAGCTATGCAGGTGGTTTCATCCACTTTAGGGTTGCAATTTGGCGATGAGATAATTGCCAGCCCGGTAAGTTGTTTAGCATCAAACCAACCATTTGCAACCAAAGGGTTAAAAGTGATTTGGGCTGATATTAATCCTGCTACAGGAACATTATGCCCTGAAGATGTTGAAGCTAAAATAACTGATAATACAAAAGCCATCTTTCATAATCATTTCTGTGGGTATGTTGGAGATATTGATGCCATTAATAATTTAGGTAAAAAATACGGTATTCCTATTATTGATGATGGCATTGAAGCTTTTGGTTCTGAATATAAAGGCAAGAGAGTAGGAAATCTAGGGACAGATGTAACCATTTTTTCTTTTCAAACCGTTAGATTGCCGAATACCATTGAAGGAGGTGCTATAGCATTTAAGGATAAAGCGTTATATGATAAGGCTGTATTAATTAGAGATTACGGTATTGATAGAACTAATTTTAGAACGGCTGATGGAGAAATCAACCCAGAGTGCGATATACAATTAGAAGGCTATGGAGGACTAATGAGCGAAGTAAATTCGTTTATTGGTACGAAGCAAATGTTAGATATTAACCAATTATTAAAACAACAGCAGCAGAATGCTATCAAATGGCAAAAAGAGTTACAAAATAGTACTGACATTAAACCATTAGAGATAGAAAGTAATACCCAGCCTAATTATTGGGTTTTTGGTACGCTTTCAAAAAGCAGTAACGAAACAATAGCTTATTTTAAATCGATAGGTTATTTTGCAACAGGAGTACACATCAATAATAATATTTATTCTGTTTTCAATAATAAAGTAAATTTAAAAGGAGTAAATAAATTTAAAAAACAATTTGTAGCTATTCCTTGTGGGTGGTGGTTTAACAATAAAAGACATTAA
- a CDS encoding acyltransferase, translating to MNTNEIDKSAKIHPNVILGEYNRIGKNVVIEILGSNPNVIALIGDNNIISDNTRIYIHGEFIVGDWNVFHNDMLIMPEDSMRIGHNCWFGQNTILDGAGGLEIGNGVRVGMYSQIWTHVASGEQIEGCILYAKRKTIINDDVWLVGSCVVGSGIVLGKRSTALINSVITKDTLPDKAYSGSPAKIMEHVKFYLPKTIDEKFDMLKLWLYEFVELSNGIFKLEVDKSELNLFNLKENQNVIFTKSKTKSLDLSQSIFYLFDKTFNKTNSISERAIYKFLYNNKARFIPNN from the coding sequence ATGAATACAAATGAAATTGACAAATCAGCAAAGATTCATCCTAATGTTATTTTGGGTGAGTATAATAGAATTGGAAAAAATGTTGTAATTGAAATTTTAGGAAGTAATCCTAATGTTATCGCACTAATAGGTGATAATAATATTATAAGTGATAATACAAGAATTTATATTCACGGTGAATTTATCGTTGGAGATTGGAATGTTTTTCATAATGATATGCTAATAATGCCGGAAGATTCAATGAGAATAGGGCATAATTGCTGGTTTGGACAAAATACGATTTTAGATGGTGCGGGAGGACTGGAAATTGGAAATGGTGTAAGAGTGGGTATGTATTCTCAAATTTGGACCCATGTAGCAAGTGGAGAACAAATTGAAGGATGTATACTTTATGCTAAGAGAAAAACAATCATAAATGATGATGTTTGGTTGGTAGGCAGTTGTGTTGTTGGTTCAGGAATTGTTCTTGGGAAAAGAAGTACAGCTTTAATTAATTCTGTAATTACAAAAGATACTTTGCCAGATAAAGCATATTCAGGTAGTCCGGCGAAGATTATGGAGCATGTTAAATTTTACCTTCCAAAAACAATAGATGAAAAATTTGATATGCTAAAATTATGGTTGTATGAGTTTGTTGAGCTAAGCAACGGAATTTTTAAATTAGAAGTAGACAAAAGTGAATTAAATCTTTTTAATTTGAAAGAAAATCAAAATGTAATTTTTACAAAATCAAAAACTAAGTCACTTGATTTGTCTCAGAGTATTTTTTATTTATTCGATAAAACATTTAATAAAACTAATTCGATATCCGAGAGAGCTATTTATAAGTTTTTGTACAATAACAAAGCAAGATTCATCCCTAATAATTAA
- a CDS encoding oligosaccharide flippase family protein — MLRNILANFLGRFWGFLSAFLFTPLYIKFLGVESYSIISFSLVLSGFMFVLGAGLSTTLTREFALKTNSNNDKVNTIKTFELFYYFISLVILLLFFTFSGFISHNWLNLDKVSPDDVSFFIKIIGFGISFQLLCEFYIGGFMGLEKQIKANTYQIIWGIFRNGIVIIPIYFFPSLKLYFIWQSIITIIYALVLRYNLLNELNVQIPIFRKPVFDKSVLNNTWKFAAGIFLVSLVASFNTQMDKLAISKLLPINILGYYTLAISLAQSIILLVNPISSAVMPRISSLFSQDKYVEVKDLYEKMTLFISILVFSFGLNILFNGKNLIWIWTNNLGLANNSSIYIPILSVGMIVYSFQILPFNLAIANAYTKLNNILGILSLIVTLPGYWIMTNIYGAIGAAITWCIVQSLITIIYVYLVHKKFLPDIIQLKFSINNYIKPLIIILIITYIFNQFTNFWPSRFGQFFWIGLSTIVSILVAIVFLFRTKDYEKYIKRLKKIFK, encoded by the coding sequence ATGTTAAGAAACATATTAGCAAATTTTTTAGGAAGATTTTGGGGGTTTTTATCCGCTTTTTTGTTTACTCCTTTATATATAAAATTTCTAGGAGTTGAATCTTATTCTATAATAAGTTTTTCACTAGTTTTGTCAGGCTTTATGTTTGTTCTGGGAGCGGGTTTATCTACTACACTTACTAGGGAATTTGCACTAAAAACCAATTCAAATAATGATAAAGTTAATACAATAAAAACATTTGAACTTTTCTACTATTTTATTAGTCTAGTTATTTTGTTATTATTTTTCACTTTTTCAGGATTTATTTCTCATAATTGGTTAAATCTTGATAAAGTCTCACCTGATGATGTGTCTTTTTTTATAAAAATTATTGGATTTGGCATTTCATTTCAACTGTTATGTGAGTTTTATATAGGAGGTTTTATGGGTTTGGAGAAACAAATAAAAGCGAACACATATCAGATTATATGGGGTATTTTTAGAAATGGAATTGTAATAATACCAATTTATTTTTTTCCTAGTTTGAAATTGTACTTTATATGGCAATCAATAATTACCATAATTTATGCATTAGTTTTGAGATATAACCTATTAAATGAATTAAATGTACAAATACCAATATTTCGTAAACCTGTTTTTGATAAAAGTGTATTAAACAATACATGGAAGTTTGCAGCTGGAATTTTTTTAGTGTCTTTAGTGGCAAGTTTTAATACACAAATGGACAAACTTGCAATTAGTAAGCTATTGCCAATTAATATTTTGGGATATTACACTTTAGCAATTTCATTAGCTCAATCTATTATTTTATTAGTAAATCCAATTTCATCAGCTGTTATGCCAAGGATTTCTTCTTTGTTTTCTCAAGACAAATATGTTGAGGTCAAAGATTTGTATGAAAAAATGACTTTATTTATTTCAATTTTAGTTTTTTCATTTGGACTTAATATTTTATTTAATGGCAAAAATTTAATTTGGATTTGGACAAATAATTTGGGTTTAGCAAATAATTCTTCAATATATATACCGATTTTGTCAGTTGGAATGATTGTGTATTCTTTTCAAATTCTTCCATTTAATTTAGCAATAGCAAATGCCTACACTAAACTTAATAATATATTAGGAATTTTAAGTTTAATAGTTACATTGCCAGGATATTGGATCATGACAAATATATATGGTGCAATTGGAGCAGCAATAACTTGGTGCATAGTTCAGTCGTTAATAACAATTATTTATGTTTACTTAGTACATAAAAAATTCTTGCCAGATATTATTCAATTAAAATTTTCAATAAACAATTATATTAAACCATTAATAATTATATTGATAATTACATATATCTTTAATCAGTTTACTAATTTTTGGCCAAGTCGTTTTGGACAGTTTTTTTGGATAGGATTATCTACAATAGTTTCAATATTAGTTGCTATAGTCTTTTTATTTAGAACAAAAGATTACGAGAAATACATCAAAAGATTAAAAAAAATATTTAAATGA
- a CDS encoding glycosyltransferase family 2 protein, producing the protein MSNIALSIVIPTKNRVEYAKICICSILNFEYNNFELVVVDNSDEDLLQNWIYSNISDSRLKYIRKNEFLTVVENFQIGIDNANGEYVCTMGDDDGLNPEIIELVKWAKKNNIDAVTPKFIADYIWPDLNHLKDNSTIGGTLKIKKFNNNFSFLNVKNGLNQLSRTCGMDLADSFYIPKIYYGIIKNDVLKKAKNEIGTNFPGVSPDLSGAIVASAYINKYCVIDYPIFIAGSSIKSTAGSSNLKKHHGSLNDQKHISRNAIVSWPKQIPNIFSVETVWSQSAYMSLKAIRRDDLVASYNFPRIYASLLMFNRSYYKYVISSFLFTFQKSIVLNLFKVLIEYINLIFRRAKYLILNLRNKFFGSALLYSEIHNIDQANLKLSEYLKRNNFSINKILYND; encoded by the coding sequence ATGAGTAATATAGCTTTATCAATCGTTATTCCAACAAAAAATAGGGTTGAGTATGCAAAAATCTGTATTTGTTCTATTTTAAATTTTGAATATAATAATTTTGAGTTAGTTGTAGTAGACAATAGCGATGAGGATTTGTTGCAAAATTGGATTTATTCAAATATTTCAGATTCACGATTAAAGTATATTAGAAAAAATGAATTTCTCACTGTAGTAGAAAATTTTCAAATTGGTATTGATAATGCTAATGGAGAATATGTTTGCACCATGGGCGATGATGATGGGCTAAACCCTGAAATAATAGAATTGGTAAAATGGGCAAAAAAAAATAATATTGATGCAGTGACACCTAAATTTATAGCTGATTATATATGGCCAGATTTAAATCATTTAAAAGATAATTCTACAATTGGTGGAACTTTAAAGATAAAAAAATTCAATAATAATTTTTCTTTTTTAAATGTTAAAAATGGATTAAATCAATTAAGTAGAACTTGTGGTATGGATTTAGCAGATTCATTTTATATTCCAAAAATATATTATGGGATCATTAAAAATGATGTTTTAAAAAAAGCAAAAAATGAAATAGGAACAAATTTTCCTGGTGTCAGCCCAGATCTTTCAGGAGCAATTGTAGCTTCAGCATATATAAATAAATATTGTGTAATTGATTATCCGATTTTTATTGCTGGAAGTTCCATAAAAAGTACTGCAGGATCAAGTAATCTAAAAAAGCATCATGGATCATTAAACGATCAAAAGCATATTTCTAGAAATGCTATTGTTTCATGGCCGAAACAAATACCTAATATTTTTTCGGTTGAAACTGTTTGGAGTCAGTCAGCTTATATGTCTTTAAAAGCGATTAGAAGAGATGATTTAGTAGCTAGTTATAATTTTCCAAGAATTTATGCTAGTTTATTAATGTTTAATAGAAGTTATTACAAATATGTAATTAGTTCTTTTTTATTTACTTTTCAAAAATCAATAGTATTAAATTTATTTAAAGTTCTAATTGAATATATAAATTTAATATTTAGAAGAGCTAAGTACTTAATATTAAATTTAAGAAATAAATTTTTTGGAAGCGCATTATTATATAGCGAAATTCATAATATTGACCAAGCTAATTTAAAACTTTCAGAATATTTGAAGCGCAATAATTTCTCTATAAATAAAATATTATACAATGATTAA
- a CDS encoding glycosyltransferase family 4 protein, with the protein MIKVCFPLEGLNNSGGLRVITDLANYLSENGLIVDVIVPDYRSDCFYQFSEKVNLIIVNTNSIFGKRLFYLFYFIRYSAKKKYDFSFATGYKTPLFVYLSKLFNFSNTKIVYLIQHYEISSQINFTKKQNKLSKLIKIGIANIGFIVPSIKVAVSDWIKLQIKDPKINVIPNGIDLDVFKVKVLPEQREFYSIGIVGSTKPIKGYDLIIEAISNLRCDLRSQIKLFVLSNENIKLPLNINSQHKIPKTSEDISNFYNCCNIFIFGSYEEGFGLPPLEAMASGCAVLSSDCGGVRTFLDETNSFLFDSGDTKHLEKKLDYMLNNPTQINEVRQMGILKSKEFSLELMLNSYINLLKK; encoded by the coding sequence ATGATTAAAGTTTGTTTTCCATTAGAGGGATTAAATAATTCAGGAGGACTAAGGGTAATAACCGATTTAGCAAACTATTTATCAGAAAATGGATTAATTGTGGATGTGATTGTTCCTGATTATAGAAGTGATTGTTTTTATCAATTTTCTGAAAAGGTAAATTTGATAATTGTCAATACAAATTCCATTTTTGGAAAAAGACTTTTTTATCTTTTTTATTTTATTCGTTATTCAGCAAAAAAAAAATATGATTTTTCTTTCGCAACAGGCTATAAAACTCCATTATTTGTTTATTTATCTAAATTATTCAACTTTTCTAACACCAAAATAGTTTACCTAATACAACATTATGAAATTTCAAGTCAAATTAATTTCACTAAAAAACAAAATAAATTATCTAAACTAATAAAAATCGGGATTGCAAATATTGGTTTTATTGTGCCATCCATTAAAGTTGCTGTTTCAGATTGGATTAAATTACAAATAAAAGATCCTAAAATAAATGTTATACCAAATGGAATAGACCTTGATGTCTTTAAAGTTAAAGTATTACCTGAGCAAAGAGAATTCTACTCGATTGGTATAGTTGGTTCAACTAAACCTATTAAAGGTTATGATTTAATTATTGAGGCAATTTCTAATTTGAGATGTGATTTGCGATCTCAAATAAAATTATTTGTACTTTCAAATGAGAACATTAAACTTCCTTTAAATATTAATTCTCAGCATAAAATTCCTAAAACAAGTGAAGATATTTCTAATTTCTATAATTGCTGTAATATATTCATATTTGGCTCATATGAAGAGGGTTTTGGATTACCTCCTTTAGAAGCAATGGCATCAGGATGTGCGGTTTTAAGTTCTGATTGTGGTGGTGTTAGAACTTTTCTTGATGAAACAAACTCGTTTCTGTTTGATTCTGGAGATACTAAGCATTTAGAAAAAAAATTAGATTATATGCTTAATAATCCGACTCAAATAAATGAGGTGAGACAAATGGGCATTTTAAAATCAAAAGAATTTTCCTTAGAATTAATGCTAAATTCATATATTAATCTTTTAAAAAAATAG